One stretch of Schlesneria sp. DSM 10557 DNA includes these proteins:
- a CDS encoding tol-pal system YbgF family protein — MRSLNSLCLILLLLLLPGCGPRVVKAPFSGVDSSGNGKKDGASTASSDDVLTSAVHQLRPENFGINAATDKPVSLLNSWRYKRAEKEPAAEQSAPVTTPAGWVQPEEVERLNQAKFDAIDAQHVRDAMFHRVLAGYLSDRGQSELQKVVAIVEFVCRNVALWKDDDIELQMQPYLVMQLGLGSAEDRAWVCAEIFRQMRIDTIVLRASSDTRSTSDKWLLGVILDGKVYLFDLQLGLPIGRGEDTARDSVATLAEILEHPDWLQQMAIKDPYRLTADELRDATVYVMTGIEFWCRRMHDLEQVLPPSDLCILYDPLSDEAGRTGLLQRVAKAGNWSVDSLKLWPYPRQQAEEMKKIAEEKQLEWNRLTVPFSVPIPVDFHEDGKFTIGTPERKFQRYRSDHLLGKFAEATARYLRIRHLEVERNPPDVEVVNKMASENAFYWTALCKYELGEYATAVELLTDYIKKYDRKGKWFFPARTLLAQSHAELGQYADAIATFDRTSSDDPYRVANSLRVKRWTEAKSK; from the coding sequence ATGCGTTCGTTGAACTCTCTCTGCCTGATTCTACTGCTACTGTTACTTCCAGGTTGTGGGCCGCGCGTCGTGAAGGCTCCTTTTTCAGGAGTCGATTCTTCGGGGAATGGCAAAAAGGATGGTGCTTCAACAGCCTCCTCTGACGACGTTCTGACCAGTGCCGTCCATCAGCTTCGGCCGGAAAACTTCGGAATCAATGCCGCCACCGACAAGCCAGTCAGTCTGCTCAATTCATGGCGGTATAAGCGAGCCGAAAAAGAGCCTGCTGCTGAACAATCCGCACCCGTGACCACTCCCGCCGGCTGGGTCCAGCCTGAAGAGGTAGAACGGCTGAATCAGGCAAAATTTGACGCCATCGACGCACAACACGTACGGGATGCCATGTTCCATCGCGTGCTGGCAGGATACTTGTCTGACCGAGGCCAGTCAGAACTGCAAAAAGTTGTCGCGATCGTCGAATTCGTCTGTCGTAACGTTGCCCTCTGGAAGGATGACGACATCGAGCTGCAGATGCAGCCCTACCTGGTAATGCAGTTAGGGCTGGGCTCCGCCGAGGATCGGGCATGGGTCTGTGCCGAGATTTTCCGTCAGATGCGAATTGACACGATCGTGCTGCGAGCCAGTTCCGACACCAGGTCGACCAGCGACAAGTGGTTGCTGGGTGTCATTCTCGACGGCAAGGTCTATCTCTTCGACCTTCAACTGGGACTTCCTATTGGACGAGGAGAGGACACTGCCCGTGATTCGGTCGCGACCTTGGCCGAAATCCTCGAACATCCCGACTGGCTACAGCAGATGGCGATCAAAGACCCTTACAGACTGACCGCAGATGAACTACGCGATGCCACGGTCTACGTGATGACCGGCATCGAGTTCTGGTGCCGACGGATGCATGACCTGGAACAGGTTCTTCCCCCAAGCGACTTATGCATTTTGTACGATCCGCTGAGCGATGAAGCTGGTCGGACGGGCTTGCTGCAACGGGTCGCCAAGGCGGGTAACTGGTCCGTTGACAGTCTGAAGCTCTGGCCATATCCGCGTCAGCAGGCTGAAGAGATGAAGAAAATTGCTGAGGAAAAGCAACTTGAGTGGAACCGGCTGACGGTACCGTTCAGCGTCCCCATTCCTGTCGATTTTCACGAAGATGGCAAGTTCACCATCGGCACGCCTGAGCGGAAGTTCCAGCGTTATCGATCAGATCACCTGCTCGGTAAGTTCGCTGAGGCGACGGCTCGCTATCTGAGAATCCGGCATCTTGAAGTCGAGCGGAACCCGCCCGACGTCGAAGTCGTGAACAAAATGGCTTCCGAAAATGCCTTCTACTGGACCGCACTCTGCAAATACGAACTGGGTGAGTACGCAACGGCAGTCGAGCTGCTGACCGACTACATCAAGAAGTATGACCGCAAGGGAAAATGGTTCTTCCCCGCACGAACGCTGCTGGCTCAAAGTCACGCCGAACTGGGCCAGTATGCCGATGCGATTGCCACATTTGATCGAACATCTTCCGACGATCCTTATCGAGTGGCGAACTCGCTGCGAGTCAAACGCTGGACCGAAGCGAAATCCAAATAG
- a CDS encoding SPFH domain-containing protein yields the protein MGLFGKLRGELIDIVEWIDDSRNTLVWRFPRYQNEIKQGAQLIVRPGQLAIFVLHGKVADVFEPGTHTLNTQNLPILSTIAGWKYGFNSPIKSEVYFVTTRQITDLKWGTPNPIMLRDPEFGPIRLRAFGVYALKAVDPKALLTELIGTDGIVETDEVSELMRSIIASAMADMLAEKQVAALDLASKYNEFSEQLRAYVQERIDDEYGLAIPQLIIVNISLPEAVERALDTRTSMGVLGDMTRFQQYSLGEAMRESAKNGGGGEGLGLGMGVAMAGRMMSTPGIGMPAGAAASPPPLPAWHVAVNGQAQGPFPSEQVQQGIAAGRITAETLLWAPQLSGWTAASLIPEWAGSFQKTATPPPLPPQ from the coding sequence ATGGGACTGTTCGGCAAGCTGCGCGGCGAGTTAATCGACATCGTCGAATGGATTGACGATAGCCGGAATACGCTTGTCTGGCGTTTCCCCCGCTACCAGAACGAAATCAAGCAGGGAGCACAGTTAATCGTTCGCCCCGGTCAACTCGCGATCTTTGTCCTGCATGGCAAAGTAGCCGACGTGTTCGAACCGGGTACACATACCCTCAATACTCAAAACCTGCCGATCCTCAGCACAATCGCCGGATGGAAGTACGGCTTCAATAGCCCGATCAAGTCTGAGGTCTATTTCGTGACGACGCGACAGATCACGGATCTGAAGTGGGGCACACCCAATCCGATCATGTTGCGTGACCCGGAATTCGGACCAATCCGCCTGCGTGCTTTCGGTGTCTATGCCCTCAAGGCCGTGGATCCCAAGGCGTTGCTGACAGAACTCATCGGCACCGATGGTATTGTCGAGACGGATGAAGTCTCTGAACTGATGCGGTCAATCATCGCGTCAGCCATGGCGGACATGCTGGCCGAAAAGCAGGTGGCGGCGCTGGATCTGGCATCCAAGTACAACGAGTTCTCTGAGCAACTGCGAGCCTATGTGCAGGAGCGCATCGACGACGAGTACGGTCTGGCGATTCCTCAGTTAATTATCGTCAACATCTCACTTCCCGAAGCGGTAGAACGTGCGCTGGACACGCGAACGAGTATGGGTGTCCTGGGAGACATGACCCGGTTTCAGCAGTACTCGCTCGGTGAAGCCATGCGGGAATCGGCAAAGAACGGCGGCGGAGGCGAAGGTCTCGGACTGGGCATGGGGGTCGCCATGGCAGGTCGGATGATGAGTACTCCGGGCATCGGCATGCCCGCCGGCGCCGCAGCCAGTCCACCACCGCTTCCTGCCTGGCACGTGGCGGTCAATGGGCAGGCTCAAGGGCCGTTCCCATCCGAGCAGGTTCAACAAGGGATCGCTGCAGGCCGAATTACCGCAGAAACACTCCTGTGGGCTCCGCAACTCAGCGGATGGACAGCGGCCTCCCTCATCCCCGAATGGGCCGGGAGCTTCCAGAAAACTGCGACACCCCCTCCATTGCCGCCGCAGTAA
- the guaB gene encoding IMP dehydrogenase produces the protein MEDRIAYRGITFDDVLLEPRYSEVMPNEADVATQLTKNIRINVPIISSPMDTVTESEMAVAIAQEGGMGIIHKNMSAEHQAMQVERVKRAEHGVIVDPVTLPPEATAAEAWDIMENRNIGGVPVTRNGHLMGILTRRDLRFMLSGDMDKPISELMTKDNLVTAKEDTTLADAQRILLENKVEKLLLVDENNLLKGLITIKDIDKNLRYPRAAKDSRGRLRVGAAIGVGDYERAERLIQKGVDVLCVDSAHGHSRNVVETVKELKRRWEIDVIAGNVATTEGAKELVRAGVDAVKVGIGPGSICTTRIIAGIGVPQLTAISNASKAIVGTDVSIIADGGIRYSGDITKALAAGAHVVMLGGLLAGLDESPGETILYQGRRFKRYRGMGSLGAMVKGSSERYRQSNADEQRSSGPSKLVPEGVEGRVAYRGALPSVLYQLIGGLRAGMGYCGVQTVAELRTQARFIQVTPASVRESHPHDISIVEESPNYSAEHARE, from the coding sequence ATGGAAGATCGTATCGCATACAGAGGAATCACGTTCGACGATGTCCTGCTGGAGCCACGATATAGCGAAGTCATGCCCAATGAGGCCGATGTTGCGACCCAGTTGACGAAGAACATCCGTATCAATGTTCCGATCATCAGCAGCCCGATGGACACCGTGACGGAAAGCGAAATGGCCGTTGCCATCGCCCAGGAAGGTGGCATGGGGATCATCCATAAGAATATGTCCGCCGAACATCAGGCGATGCAGGTGGAGCGTGTCAAGCGCGCTGAGCACGGTGTCATCGTGGACCCGGTGACACTACCGCCGGAAGCGACCGCCGCTGAAGCGTGGGATATCATGGAAAACCGCAATATCGGCGGCGTTCCTGTGACCCGTAACGGTCACCTGATGGGCATCCTGACCCGTCGCGACCTGCGGTTCATGCTTTCCGGTGATATGGACAAGCCCATCTCCGAACTGATGACCAAGGACAATCTGGTCACGGCGAAAGAAGATACGACTCTGGCCGACGCACAGCGGATCCTGCTCGAAAACAAAGTCGAAAAACTGCTGCTGGTCGATGAGAATAACCTGCTCAAGGGTTTGATCACGATTAAGGATATCGACAAGAACCTTCGCTACCCACGAGCCGCCAAGGATTCACGCGGACGATTGCGAGTCGGCGCGGCGATCGGTGTCGGTGACTATGAGCGAGCTGAACGCCTGATTCAAAAAGGGGTCGACGTCCTCTGCGTCGACAGTGCTCACGGACATTCCCGCAACGTGGTCGAAACCGTCAAGGAATTGAAACGTCGCTGGGAAATCGACGTCATCGCGGGAAACGTCGCGACGACAGAAGGGGCCAAGGAACTGGTCCGTGCTGGTGTTGATGCCGTGAAGGTCGGTATCGGGCCCGGTTCGATCTGTACGACACGGATCATCGCCGGGATTGGAGTTCCGCAACTGACCGCCATTTCGAATGCATCGAAGGCGATCGTCGGAACGGACGTCTCCATCATCGCCGACGGTGGTATCCGCTACAGTGGCGACATTACCAAGGCCCTTGCCGCTGGTGCCCATGTCGTCATGCTCGGCGGACTGCTGGCAGGACTGGATGAAAGCCCTGGCGAAACAATTCTTTATCAGGGTCGACGCTTCAAACGCTATCGCGGGATGGGCTCGCTCGGGGCGATGGTTAAGGGAAGCAGCGAGCGGTATCGGCAGTCCAACGCGGACGAACAGCGAAGTTCCGGCCCCTCAAAGCTGGTGCCTGAAGGGGTCGAAGGGCGTGTCGCCTACCGCGGGGCTCTTCCCAGCGTGCTTTACCAACTGATCGGTGGTCTGCGTGCCGGGATGGGTTACTGTGGCGTGCAGACAGTCGCGGAACTCAGGACGCAGGCTCGCTTTATCCAGGTGACCCCCGCTTCGGTTCGGGAAAGTCATCCGCATGACATCTCGATCGTGGAAGAGTCACCCAACTATTCCGCGGAACATGCCCGCGAATAG
- the hisC gene encoding histidinol-phosphate transaminase, translating to MSLFRPEIDRLAGYMPGEQPQDTGWTKLNTNENPYPPSPRVLEAINEAARGRLNLYPDPHGTKFRKAAAEVLDVDPDWILPGNGSDEVLTILTRSFAGTSDQIAFPYPSYILYETLADLQGAQHVRLPLEPDWSWNFEKVMPIVEQCKLVFIPNPNSPSGNRWTWDDLVSLTPRQGVLVLDEAYGDFADHPHRGELLNSTIGTRLVITRTFSKSYSLAGIRFGFAMAHPSIISGLRKMKDSYNCDAISLAAATAAIQDQEWMQSNVARIRTTRERLNAALASLGFHVVPSQTNFVWATHPSGEHKRLYEALKAKKILVRYMTFPDVSWANAQTLDGLRITIGTDDEIELLIRALTEIV from the coding sequence ATGAGCCTTTTTCGACCTGAAATTGATCGACTTGCCGGCTACATGCCGGGGGAACAGCCACAGGATACGGGCTGGACGAAGCTGAACACCAACGAGAACCCCTATCCGCCATCGCCGCGGGTTCTCGAAGCCATCAACGAAGCGGCACGTGGCCGATTGAATCTGTATCCGGACCCGCACGGGACCAAGTTCCGGAAGGCGGCGGCCGAGGTTCTGGACGTCGATCCCGACTGGATCCTGCCAGGAAATGGCAGCGACGAGGTTCTGACGATTCTGACTCGATCCTTCGCAGGGACGAGTGACCAGATTGCCTTTCCGTATCCCAGCTACATCCTTTACGAAACGCTGGCCGACCTTCAGGGGGCGCAACATGTGCGACTTCCACTGGAACCGGACTGGTCGTGGAATTTCGAAAAGGTCATGCCGATTGTCGAGCAGTGCAAACTGGTCTTCATTCCGAATCCCAATTCGCCCTCAGGCAATCGCTGGACCTGGGATGATCTGGTGTCGCTCACTCCGCGACAGGGTGTTTTGGTCCTGGACGAAGCCTATGGCGATTTCGCCGATCACCCACACCGGGGAGAACTGCTGAACAGCACCATCGGGACGCGACTGGTAATCACCCGCACGTTCAGCAAAAGCTACAGCCTGGCGGGGATTCGATTCGGGTTCGCGATGGCACACCCTTCCATCATTTCGGGTCTGCGAAAGATGAAGGACAGCTACAACTGCGACGCGATCTCGCTGGCCGCAGCCACGGCCGCCATCCAAGACCAGGAGTGGATGCAGTCCAACGTCGCCCGGATTCGTACGACGCGCGAGCGTCTTAACGCGGCTCTTGCGTCTCTTGGGTTCCACGTCGTCCCCAGTCAGACCAACTTCGTCTGGGCAACGCATCCCTCGGGGGAACATAAGCGGCTGTACGAAGCCCTGAAGGCGAAGAAAATTCTGGTCCGCTACATGACGTTTCCTGACGTTTCCTGGGCCAATGCTCAAACGCTCGATGGGCTGCGGATCACGATCGGGACCGACGACGAGATCGAACTGCTGATTCGTGCTCTGACGGAAATCGTTTGA
- the hisB gene encoding imidazoleglycerol-phosphate dehydratase HisB — translation MTRIATIQRKTAETDIQLSLNLNGSGKAKIESGVGFLDHMLTLFAKHGQFDLEVAAIGDLHIDDHHTTEDVGICLGKALAQAAGDKHGLTRYGSMTLPMEETLVTSALDLSGRVKFIYKVEFPTEKIGQFDTELVEEFWQAVASNALMNLHLVLHHGTNSHHIAEAIFKATARALRQATTVDPRQTGVPSSKGTL, via the coding sequence ATGACGCGCATTGCGACCATTCAACGCAAAACGGCCGAGACCGACATTCAACTTTCGCTGAACCTGAATGGCAGCGGAAAAGCCAAGATTGAGTCGGGGGTCGGTTTCCTGGATCACATGCTGACGCTGTTTGCCAAGCACGGCCAGTTCGATCTGGAAGTCGCGGCCATCGGCGATCTGCATATCGACGACCATCATACGACGGAAGATGTCGGTATCTGCCTGGGCAAGGCCCTCGCGCAGGCGGCTGGTGATAAACATGGACTCACCCGCTATGGTTCGATGACGCTCCCCATGGAAGAGACGCTGGTCACATCCGCTCTCGACTTAAGCGGTCGCGTCAAGTTTATCTACAAAGTGGAGTTCCCGACGGAGAAGATTGGGCAGTTCGACACAGAACTCGTGGAAGAGTTCTGGCAGGCGGTGGCATCGAACGCCCTGATGAACCTCCATCTCGTTCTCCATCACGGGACCAATAGTCACCACATCGCCGAGGCAATTTTTAAGGCGACGGCCCGAGCCCTCCGCCAGGCCACCACGGTCGACCCTCGCCAGACCGGAGTTCCCTCGTCGAAGGGAACTCTGTAA
- the rsmA gene encoding 16S rRNA (adenine(1518)-N(6)/adenine(1519)-N(6))-dimethyltransferase RsmA translates to MNSPQRQTRSHLISLFEELGLHPRGDLGQNFLIDLNLLEMIVQEARLGPDDVVLEVGAGTGGLTTYLSAAAAVVSVEYDSNLYKLASRAVEGRSNVTLLHTDALKSKNQIAPVVMEAVRRELAVDPNRRLKLVANLPYNVGTPIISNIIASDLPWELMVVTIQWELAERMVAKPRTGTYSALSVWLQAQCELKLLRKLGPSVFWPRPIIDSAILRIDPDYEAKAKIVNRGEFQLFLRDIFTQRRKLLRGVIVSLFKQKLSKEQIDEALASMQLSPDTRAEELDVKQLVELSNQLQRRIDEKRLQ, encoded by the coding sequence ATGAACTCACCGCAGCGGCAAACACGATCCCACTTAATTTCCCTGTTCGAAGAACTGGGTTTACACCCGCGCGGGGATCTAGGTCAGAATTTTCTGATCGATCTGAACCTGCTGGAAATGATTGTCCAGGAGGCGCGACTCGGACCGGACGACGTGGTTCTGGAAGTGGGCGCCGGCACCGGGGGACTGACGACATATCTCTCTGCGGCAGCAGCGGTCGTCTCCGTCGAATATGACTCGAACCTCTACAAGCTGGCGTCGCGTGCGGTCGAGGGACGCAGCAATGTGACTCTCCTGCACACAGATGCACTCAAAAGCAAAAACCAGATCGCCCCGGTCGTAATGGAGGCCGTTCGGCGGGAACTGGCGGTCGATCCCAATCGGCGGCTGAAGCTGGTTGCAAACTTACCTTACAACGTCGGTACCCCGATTATCTCGAACATCATCGCCAGCGACCTGCCGTGGGAGCTGATGGTGGTGACGATCCAGTGGGAACTGGCCGAGCGAATGGTGGCGAAGCCCCGAACCGGAACCTACAGCGCATTGTCGGTCTGGCTCCAGGCCCAGTGTGAGCTCAAGCTGTTGCGGAAACTGGGGCCCAGTGTTTTCTGGCCCAGGCCGATCATCGATTCTGCCATTTTGAGAATCGATCCGGATTATGAGGCCAAAGCGAAGATTGTTAATCGCGGCGAGTTTCAACTTTTTCTGAGAGATATCTTCACCCAGCGCCGTAAATTGTTGCGAGGGGTGATTGTCTCGCTTTTTAAGCAAAAACTGTCAAAAGAGCAGATCGACGAGGCTCTTGCTTCGATGCAGCTTTCTCCGGATACCCGGGCCGAAGAACTGGATGTGAAGCAACTGGTCGAACTGTCAAACCAGTTGCAGCGTCGAATCGACGAAAAAAGACTGCAATAA
- a CDS encoding DoxX family protein gives MPSKAQRITGWILTGLVGLFVIGASGVPKFIDFPGKNEMMDKLGIPLPLLPAIGTLEIAVTLIYLIPRTSFLGAILLTGYLGGAVFTHVRVGDAWFFPVIIGVLAWLGLALRQPLIFGLVQHATCVSCTTPRDGESPPTT, from the coding sequence ATGCCCTCCAAAGCACAACGGATCACAGGTTGGATTCTGACGGGACTGGTAGGACTGTTCGTAATTGGAGCCAGTGGAGTTCCGAAGTTCATCGATTTCCCCGGCAAGAACGAGATGATGGACAAGCTGGGAATTCCGTTGCCACTGCTTCCTGCGATTGGCACCCTCGAAATTGCGGTGACATTGATTTATCTCATCCCTCGCACGTCATTTCTCGGTGCGATTTTGTTAACCGGCTACCTGGGGGGAGCAGTGTTCACGCACGTTCGCGTTGGTGACGCCTGGTTCTTTCCGGTCATCATTGGCGTGCTGGCATGGCTTGGCCTGGCACTTCGTCAGCCGCTCATCTTTGGACTGGTCCAGCATGCGACCTGCGTTTCCTGCACGACGCCCAGGGACGGGGAATCTCCGCCGACCACCTGA
- a CDS encoding DUF1559 domain-containing protein, producing the protein MFFNKQKSRLIRRSARQAFTLIELLVVIAIIAALIALLLPAVQQAREAARRTQCKSQLRQIGLALHNYHDNFQAIPPGWVGVTSNQVDVQGVNGWSWAARLLPQLDQSPLFNAINFDQSILAPGNAAPRSNSVAVYRCPSDIGPRAWTITSAGTQTPLTEIAGATYSGVFGSDEIDFCNGLAPGLPCRSDGLFYLNSVVRFVDVTDGLSNTLMVGERLSRPGDGWLYTWTGVVSGGENPIVRILGDTDITPNRDLIHIDEFASYHVGGAQFVLGDGSVRFISNSIDLRIYQGLASRASGEIIGEF; encoded by the coding sequence ATGTTTTTCAATAAGCAAAAGTCTCGTCTCATTCGTCGATCTGCCAGGCAAGCCTTCACGTTGATTGAGTTGCTCGTGGTGATCGCGATTATCGCAGCGCTGATCGCCCTGCTTCTACCCGCAGTTCAACAGGCAAGAGAAGCCGCACGAAGAACTCAATGCAAAAGCCAGCTCCGCCAGATTGGGCTGGCACTTCACAACTACCACGACAACTTTCAGGCAATTCCCCCGGGATGGGTGGGCGTCACTTCAAACCAGGTTGATGTCCAAGGAGTGAACGGCTGGAGTTGGGCGGCGCGACTGCTGCCGCAGCTCGATCAGTCCCCACTCTTCAATGCCATCAATTTCGATCAGTCAATCCTCGCACCAGGCAATGCTGCTCCCCGATCGAATTCGGTCGCCGTCTACCGCTGTCCCTCTGATATTGGACCGCGAGCATGGACGATAACCTCAGCAGGAACACAAACGCCGCTCACGGAAATCGCTGGAGCAACATACTCGGGCGTGTTCGGGTCAGATGAAATCGATTTCTGCAACGGGCTGGCTCCGGGACTCCCCTGCCGCAGCGACGGACTTTTCTATTTGAACAGCGTCGTTCGGTTTGTCGACGTGACGGATGGTCTGAGCAACACGCTGATGGTGGGCGAACGACTTTCCCGGCCGGGCGATGGATGGCTTTATACGTGGACGGGAGTTGTGAGTGGGGGTGAGAATCCGATCGTTCGAATCCTGGGGGACACCGATATCACCCCGAATCGTGATTTGATCCACATTGACGAATTCGCCAGCTATCACGTCGGTGGTGCACAGTTCGTTCTGGGCGATGGTTCCGTTCGATTCATCAGTAACAGTATCGATCTGAGGATCTACCAGGGCCTGGCGTCGCGTGCTTCGGGAGAAATTATTGGCGAGTTTTGA